A stretch of DNA from Bradyrhizobium algeriense:
ACCGCCTTGCTTCCGCTCGTTTCGGCTCCCAGCACGCTGTGACCGAGCAGTATCGGTACATGACCCACGATCCGCTCTTTGAGCCACCACGAACCTGCCGGGCCAAGCAGCTCTAGAGATGTGCGGCGACCTTGTCCGTACGTCCGCACCACACCGACGCGTATTTGCTCGGGCAGATGATAGAACATCATCGGGGCGGTCGCGCAGAACCACAATTTAAGCCCGTTTCCCATCGGCGACGCTGGCCGGCGCACCCGTTGCCATAAAGATCGCGGCCCTGGTGTTGGGCCATCATGCCACTCGATTGACGAGCGCCGCACGAGGAGCCTTACTGTCGCTTGCCTTTCGTTTAGGAGAGCCGCCGTCTCGAGCGCCGATTGACCGCTGCCGATGACGACCACCTCGCGTCCTTTGAATTTGCCTAGATCGTAGTGGTCGCTGCTGTGCGACAGGAATTCTGCAGGCAATCTCGCCAGCTCAGCGGGGATGTATTCGGCGTTCGACAGGCCCGTCGCGACAACCACCTTTTTGGCTCTTACTTCTTCACCTGTGGCCAGTCGCATCTGAAACTTGTCGGCCTGTCGATCCAGCATCGTGACTGATACATCTTCAACCATGGGAACGAGCCGCTGCTGAAACGACATGGCGTATCGGGTAAATGTCTCGAGCGATACACGTTCACCCTCGTAGGGCAACGCTGCCTCGTGACAGAACTGCTGCAGGGTACAACGCCCGAACGGATCGGCGAGGTTCGAAGCAAATCCTTCAGACTTGAGGAACATGCCCGCCGGCATTTGCGTCCGCCAGCGGTTCATTGGTGAGCCAAAGATACGGAACTCCACTCCGAGAGACCGCAAGTAGGCCGCGGTTGAGACGCCAAACGGCCCTGCACCGATGACGGCTACCGGAAGATCAAATTCGCCCATCACTTACCCTCCGGTTATAATGGTGCTGGGTAAGGCACTTCTTTGGCGCGATTATAAGCAAGAGGGTTATAAGAGCACTTCGATCGAATTCAACCGGGGCGTAGTGACTACTCAACTGTGAGTACTTGGCCTTGTTAAGCTAGGCGGAGAGCCGCATCACACCATCGCTGATCGGCGGCCAGCGGAACGCGTTATGTTCCAGACGTTTCCACAGCAGCACCAGGCCGGACCCGTCCCAGGCCAAAATCTTCAAGCGGTTCGCTTGCTTCGAACGGAAGACAAAAATCGTTCCCGAGAACGGATCATGGCGGAGTTGCTCGCGCACCAGCGCGGCGAGACCGTCGGCACCTTTACGGAACTCCACCGGCTTCGTCGCGACCATGACCTTCACACCCGCCGAAGCCGCGATCATGTGGCCGCCCTCACGGCCCGCAGCACATCGCGCAGCCACGCCGGGTCGACCCCGACCGCCACGCGAACCACCGCACCGCCAATCTCGATGCTGATCGTTGTCGAGCTCCGTGCTGCCGCTTCCGTGCCCGGCCCAGCGCTACGCAGCTCCGTCACCACCGGAACGAAGAGTGGCGCCTCGTCGGCCGGCAGGCTGAGCAGCCGGCACGCGCCGTCTTGCGCCACACGAAAAGATGTTGCAGCGAGATGCCGTGCCGGCGTGCCACCTCCGATACGACCGCGCCCGGCGCATACGACTCCGCCACGATCCGCCCTTGACCTCGTCGCTCCACCGGCGACGACGTCCCGCACCGACCTGGATATCCACCCGGCCCCGCGGCTTCGAAGCGTCAACCATATATGCAAACCGTACTGTATGTGACGGCTCGT
This window harbors:
- the tnpB gene encoding IS66 family insertion sequence element accessory protein TnpB (TnpB, as the term is used for proteins encoded by IS66 family insertion elements, is considered an accessory protein, since TnpC, encoded by a neighboring gene, is a DDE family transposase.), producing MIAASAGVKVMVATKPVEFRKGADGLAALVREQLRHDPFSGTIFVFRSKQANRLKILAWDGSGLVLLWKRLEHNAFRWPPISDGVMRLSA
- a CDS encoding transposase — protein: MERRGQGRIVAESYAPGAVVSEVARRHGISLQHLFVWRKTARAGCSACRPTRRHSSFRW
- a CDS encoding NAD(P)-binding domain-containing protein, giving the protein MGEFDLPVAVIGAGPFGVSTAAYLRSLGVEFRIFGSPMNRWRTQMPAGMFLKSEGFASNLADPFGRCTLQQFCHEAALPYEGERVSLETFTRYAMSFQQRLVPMVEDVSVTMLDRQADKFQMRLATGEEVRAKKVVVATGLSNAEYIPAELARLPAEFLSHSSDHYDLGKFKGREVVVIGSGQSALETAALLNERQATVRLLVRRSSIEWHDGPTPGPRSLWQRVRRPASPMGNGLKLWFCATAPMMFYHLPEQIRVGVVRTYGQGRRTSLELLGPAGSWWLKERIVGHVPILLGHSVLGAETSGSKAVLHVKGSDGMPRHLTADHVIAATGYRFNVGSLPFLAERLKSGLRCVQQAPSLSPGFESSIPGLYFAGIASAYNFGPVMRFLCGTDYAARCISDDIAREQRRSPSSVSVGLASARNRTAC